A stretch of Henckelia pumila isolate YLH828 chromosome 4, ASM3356847v2, whole genome shotgun sequence DNA encodes these proteins:
- the LOC140864911 gene encoding protein kinase STUNTED-like → MRLNLGRKNVVVGIRFDEHTQELLDWAVVKVADSGDNVVAVHVCRNSDCISKQKAVVDGYLEDYRGLCDRRQVSLCSEVVKGNSIRKILVKEAKKYDATAVIVGITKHNGLGGWNSIAKYCAKRLPQSTEVMAIHNGKVMFSRCSRSHLEGLGDDPKPSFYLKKSSHTFQDYLSEFGESEMSETSRLSFDGREDDVVSSVSKLSRSSLSLISLPVEDFTKQRPGWPLLQTASSVTQPALEAREMSVVQWVMNLPHRSLDQLTHQQELPKDLELILDENSASCKVFSYDFIKKSTSGFALENLIGKGGSNSVYKGVLPEGKPVAIKALQSSEAAWKDFTLEFDIMTTVKHDRITPLLGICVESSSNLVSVYDLLSKGNLEENLHGSDRTTGSVLSWTVRFKIAFGIAEALNYLHNECRRPVIHRDVKSSNILLNDVLEPQLSDFGLAIWGPTKASFLTDSDVVGTFGYLAPEYFMYGKVSDKIDVYAFGVVLLELLSGRKPIGLELTKDQESLVIWAKPKLETGDFKSILDPNLDGNIDETQMKRMALAATLCLIQAARLRPKMSQILKILKGEEECMNGLKPHDDSENHEDDEVYPDSSAESHLSLAFLDVNDYSTSFSSLDQSSPHSLGEYLKKRWSRSSSLE, encoded by the exons ATGAGGTTGAATTTGGGGAGGAAGAATGTGGTTGTGGGGATTCGATTCGATGAACATACTCAAGAATTGCTGGATTGGGCAGTTGTGAAAGTGGCTGATTCGGGGGATAACGTTGTAGCTGTTCATGTTTGCAGAAATTCTG ATTGCATTTCGAAGCAGAAAGCTGTGGTGGATGGTTATTTGGAAGACTATCGAGGTCTGTGCGACAGAAGGCAG GTTTCTCTGTGTTCTGAGGTAGTTAAAGGTAATTCAATCAGGAAAATTTTGGTGAAAGAAGCAAAGAAATATGATGCGACTGCTGTAATAGTGGGGATAACTAAGCACAATGGTTTGGG GGGATGGAATTCGATTGCTAAATACTGTGCAAAACGGCTGCCTCAAAGCACAGAGGTTATGGCAATACACAATGGTAAAGTTATGTTCAGCAGGTGTTCGAGGAGTCACCTTGAAG GTCTTGGCGACGATCCAAAGCCgagtttttatttaaagaaaAGCTCCCATACATTCCAAGATTACCTGTCTGAGTTTGGAGAATCCGAGATGTCGGAAACGAGCAGGCTTAGTTTTGATGGAAGAGAGGATGATGTTGTTAGCTCTGTTTCAAAACTAAGCAGAAGCTCTTTGAGTTTAATTTCTTTGCCAGTGGAGGATTTTACGAAACAAAGGCCTGGTTGGCCTCTGCTCCAAACAGCTAGTTCAGTAACTCAACCTGCACTTGAAGCAAGAGAAATGTCAGTAGTGCAATGGGTAATGAACTTACCGCACCGATCTCTGGACCAATTAACCCATCAGCAAGAGCTGCCGAAAGATTTAGAACTTATACTCGACGAAAATTCAGCGTCCTGCAAAGTTTTCAGTTATGATTTTATCAAGAAATCCACTTCTGGATTCGCCTTAG AAAATTTGATTGGTAAAGGAGGAAGTAACAGTGTCTATAAAGGGGTTCTTCCTGAAGGGAAACCTGTTGCAATAAAGGCATTGCAATCTTCGGAAGCGGCGTGGAAGGATTTTACACTGGAGTTTGACATAATGACCACGGTGAAGCACGATAGAATCACACCTTTGCTTGGTATATGCGTAGAAAGCAGTAGCAATCTCGTATCTGTTTATGATCTTTTGTCCAAAGGGAATTTGGAAGAGAATCTACATG GTAGTGATAGAACAACAGGTTCAGTACTCTCATGGACAGTGAGATTTAAAATAGCTTTTGGGATTGCTGAAGCACTAAATTACTTGCACAACGAATGTCGAAGGCCCGTTATCCACAGAGATGTTAAATCATCAAATATTCTTCTCAACGATGTATTAGAACCACAG ttgagtgactTTGGATTGGCCATCTGGGGACCTACAAAGGCATCTTTCTTGACAGATAGTGATGTAGTCGGAACATTTGGATATCTTGCTCCGGAGTATTTTATGTACGGTAAAGTAAGCGACAAGATTGATGTGTATGCTTTCGGTGTCGTTCTACTAGAATTGTTATCAGGAAGGAAACCTATTGGACTTGAGTTGACAAAGGATCAAGAAAGCTTAGTGATCTGG GCGAAACCCAAACTAGAAACTGGTGATTTTAAGAGCATATTGGACCCAAATTTGGATGGCAATATTGATGAGACTCAAATGAAAAGAATGGCTCTAGCAGCAACCTTATGCCTAATTCAAGCAGCACGCCTGCGTCCCAAAATGAGCCAG ATACTAAAGATCCTCAAAGGAGAAGAAGAATGTATGAATGGACTAAAACCGCACGATGATTCAGAAAATCAcgaagatgatgaagtttatcCAGATTCAAGTGCAGAATCCCATTTAAGCCTTGCATTTCTTGATGTAAATGACTACTCAACTTCATTCAGCAGTCTGGATCAAAGCAGTCCTCATTCACTTGGTGAATATTTGAAGAAAAGATGGAGTAGATCATCAAGTTTAGAGTAG